The following proteins are encoded in a genomic region of Mahella australiensis 50-1 BON:
- a CDS encoding 5-deoxy-glucuronate isomerase, translated as MLIRRGKPFDYGYNSIVYEDQTGMDFGILKLKKDQGFADASAKERAFLLIQGDVVFEWGNRKAIVHRKSFLDQNPWCLHVPAGIAVNIKCISDEAELSVSQTDNSVAFDAHLYSDEECRSEERGKGTVNEMATRIVRTIFDYSNAPYSNLVLGEVINYPGKWSSYPPHHHPQPEIYYYKFSPENGFGFCNLGENVLKVKNNDTVEILNDASHPQVSAPGYAMYYIWVIRHLEGNPYITPTFESEHLWAMQEDAVIWPAK; from the coding sequence GTGTTGATAAGAAGGGGTAAGCCTTTTGATTACGGCTATAACAGTATAGTGTATGAAGATCAGACGGGAATGGACTTTGGTATACTGAAATTGAAAAAGGATCAGGGATTTGCCGACGCGTCGGCAAAAGAACGCGCATTTTTGCTCATACAGGGCGATGTGGTTTTCGAATGGGGTAACAGAAAGGCCATTGTCCACAGAAAAAGCTTTCTAGATCAAAACCCATGGTGCCTGCATGTGCCGGCCGGGATTGCTGTAAACATAAAATGCATAAGCGACGAAGCGGAGCTGTCGGTATCACAGACCGATAACAGCGTTGCCTTTGATGCCCATCTTTATTCGGATGAAGAATGCCGAAGCGAAGAAAGAGGTAAAGGAACTGTGAACGAGATGGCCACGCGCATAGTGAGAACCATATTCGATTATTCCAATGCGCCTTATTCCAACCTGGTGCTGGGAGAGGTGATAAACTATCCCGGCAAATGGTCCAGCTATCCGCCGCACCATCATCCGCAGCCGGAGATATATTATTATAAATTTAGTCCCGAGAACGGTTTCGGCTTTTGCAACCTCGGCGAAAACGTCCTAAAAGTCAAAAACAACGATACTGTAGAGATACTAAACGATGCCAGCCATCCTCAGGTATCGGCCCCCGGCTATGCCATGTATTATATATGGGTTATACGCCACTTGGAAGGCAACCCGTATATAACGCCCACATTTGAATCGGAACATCTGTGGGCAATGCAGGAAGATGCCGTGATCTGGCCGGCAAAATAA
- a CDS encoding transaldolase family protein — translation MTMDGYKSPLHRMASTMPTDFWNDSCSVEELTYAIENGAVGATTNPVIVFNVLKKEMHLWQDRINQIIKEMPKGTEEDVAWKLIEEMAVKGAELLKPVFDKENGLKGRISIQTNPKYYRNAEMMAEQAIHFNTLALNMQVKIPVTKAGIEAIEEATYNGVNINATVCFTVPQSLAVAEAIERGLDSREKEGKDIASMRPVCTIMVGRLDDWLKDVAEKDEILATPGYLDWAGIAAMKKAYRIYKERGYRTRLLAAAYRNYLQWSELMGGDIVLTIPYKWQKMFNASDIEVVARMDNDVDKEIIDELYAKFDDFRRAYDADGMKPEDFDGFGATKKTLKSFIEGYEQLLGVIRGFMITI, via the coding sequence ATGACTATGGATGGTTATAAAAGCCCATTGCACAGGATGGCATCCACGATGCCTACGGATTTTTGGAATGATTCATGCTCAGTGGAGGAGCTGACCTACGCTATAGAAAACGGTGCGGTAGGGGCTACTACCAACCCGGTGATAGTATTCAATGTATTAAAGAAAGAAATGCATCTTTGGCAGGACAGAATAAATCAGATAATAAAAGAGATGCCTAAGGGCACGGAAGAAGACGTGGCATGGAAATTAATTGAGGAAATGGCCGTCAAAGGAGCAGAGCTGCTAAAGCCGGTATTCGATAAAGAAAATGGATTAAAAGGCAGAATATCCATACAGACCAACCCTAAATATTACAGAAATGCTGAGATGATGGCAGAACAGGCCATACATTTCAATACATTGGCGCTTAATATGCAGGTAAAAATACCGGTCACGAAGGCCGGCATAGAGGCCATAGAAGAAGCCACATACAACGGCGTTAATATAAATGCGACGGTTTGCTTTACCGTTCCCCAGTCGCTGGCTGTAGCCGAGGCTATAGAAAGGGGGCTTGACAGCAGGGAAAAAGAAGGCAAGGATATAGCCTCAATGAGGCCGGTATGCACGATAATGGTGGGACGTTTGGACGATTGGCTCAAGGATGTGGCTGAAAAAGATGAAATACTTGCTACGCCGGGATACCTCGATTGGGCTGGCATAGCCGCCATGAAAAAAGCCTATAGGATATACAAAGAGCGAGGTTATAGAACGCGCCTTTTGGCGGCAGCTTATAGGAACTACCTGCAATGGAGCGAGCTTATGGGCGGCGACATAGTGCTTACTATACCGTATAAATGGCAGAAGATGTTCAATGCTTCTGACATCGAAGTAGTTGCTAGGATGGATAATGATGTCGACAAGGAGATAATCGATGAACTATACGCTAAATTTGACGATTTCCGCAGAGCATACGATGCCGACGGCATGAAACCCGAGGATTTCGATGGATTTGGCGCCACAAAGAAAACCCTTAAATCCTTTATAGAAGGATACGAACAGCTTTTAGGTGTTATAAGGGGATTTATGATAACCATTTAA
- the iolE gene encoding myo-inosose-2 dehydratase, translated as MDKNKVKLGIAPIAWTNDDMPELGAENTFEQCISEMALAGFEGTEIGNKYPKDPQVLKKALSLRGLRVCNAWFSAYLTTKPLQETVDAFVKHRDLLYELGAKIIGAAEQGHSIQGLKDIPVFAGKPIFTKEEWKRLADGLNYLGKLAQNKGMVLTYHHHMGTGVQTLEEIDRLMSMTDPDFVYLLYDTGHLVFSGEDPVEVVKKYAARIKHVHLKDVRKDVLEKVKREDMSFLDAVRAGVFTVPGDGMIDFAPIFKVLDDTGYEGWMVVEAEQDPAKANPLEYALKAREYIKVKAGL; from the coding sequence ATGGATAAAAACAAAGTGAAATTGGGCATAGCGCCCATAGCATGGACCAATGACGATATGCCTGAACTAGGCGCAGAAAATACATTTGAACAATGCATAAGCGAAATGGCGCTGGCTGGATTTGAAGGCACCGAGATAGGCAACAAGTATCCAAAAGATCCCCAGGTGCTTAAAAAAGCCCTGTCGCTGAGGGGCCTCAGGGTATGCAATGCTTGGTTCAGCGCATACCTCACCACCAAACCCCTGCAGGAAACAGTGGATGCATTCGTAAAGCACAGGGATCTTCTATATGAATTAGGTGCGAAGATAATAGGCGCGGCGGAGCAAGGGCACAGCATACAAGGATTAAAAGATATACCCGTGTTTGCTGGTAAACCCATATTTACCAAAGAAGAGTGGAAACGCCTGGCCGATGGATTGAACTATCTGGGTAAATTGGCTCAGAATAAGGGGATGGTATTGACCTACCACCATCACATGGGCACCGGCGTGCAGACACTGGAAGAAATCGACCGGCTTATGAGTATGACTGACCCGGATTTCGTATATCTGCTCTATGATACAGGGCACCTGGTATTCTCGGGCGAAGACCCGGTGGAAGTGGTGAAAAAATACGCTGCCAGAATAAAACATGTGCACCTCAAAGACGTCCGAAAAGATGTCTTAGAGAAGGTTAAACGCGAGGACATGAGCTTTCTCGACGCCGTAAGAGCCGGTGTGTTCACAGTGCCCGGCGATGGCATGATAGATTTTGCCCCTATATTCAAAGTTCTTGATGATACAGGATATGAAGGATGGATGGTGGTGGAAGCGGAACAGGACCCGGCCAAGGCTAATCCGCTGGAATACGCCTTAAAGGCCAGGGAATATATAAAGGTGAAAGCCGGATTATAA
- the iolD gene encoding 3D-(3,5/4)-trihydroxycyclohexane-1,2-dione acylhydrolase (decyclizing), whose amino-acid sequence MKTMRMTTAQALVKFLDNQYIEFDGVEQKFVRGVFALFGHGNVLGIGQALEEDPGELIVHQGKNEQGMAHAAIGFAKQMHRRQIYSCTSSIGPGAANMVTAAGTATANRIPVLFLPGDTYAMRQPDPVLQQVEQYYNIGITTNDAFKAVSRYWDRISRPEQLMSAAINAMRVLTNPADTGAVTLAMPQDVEAEAYDFPVEFLAKRVHRIERMPATKEMISDAVKLIMSKKKPILICGGGVKYSEAQEAFRTFAEAFNIPFGETQAGKGAITWDHELNLGGIGATGNIAANTIAKEADLVIGVGTRYTDFTTSSKWLFQNPDVDFLNINIASFDAYKLDGVRVVADAKAALEAICEELKETGYKSAYTTEIKEARDKWLRELDRLANIKYGEGFQPEIAGQRDEVIEEFGEKFGSYMPQTRVLGILNEIIDDNAIVVGSSGSLPGDMQRMWRPKAPDTYHMEYGYSCMGYEINAALGVKMARPDVEVYSMVGDGSYLMLHSELITSIQERKKINVVLFDNASFGCINNLQMGHGMGSFGTEFRMRNEQTGKLDGELMCIDFAKCAEGYGCKTYRVRSEEELRNAIEDAKKQTVSTLIDIKVLPKTMTHDYESWWRVGNAEVARKQDIVKATEELKEELKKARKY is encoded by the coding sequence ATGAAAACCATGAGAATGACCACAGCGCAAGCCCTGGTCAAATTTCTGGATAATCAGTATATCGAATTCGACGGCGTCGAGCAGAAGTTTGTAAGAGGGGTATTTGCGCTATTCGGCCACGGCAACGTGTTGGGCATAGGCCAAGCGCTGGAAGAGGACCCGGGGGAACTGATAGTGCACCAGGGCAAAAACGAGCAGGGCATGGCCCACGCAGCCATAGGCTTTGCCAAGCAGATGCACAGAAGGCAGATATACTCCTGCACATCATCTATAGGGCCGGGCGCCGCCAATATGGTGACGGCAGCCGGCACGGCTACTGCTAACCGCATACCGGTACTGTTTTTGCCGGGCGATACATATGCGATGAGGCAGCCTGACCCGGTATTGCAGCAGGTGGAACAATACTACAACATAGGCATAACCACAAACGACGCATTCAAAGCCGTAAGCAGGTACTGGGACAGGATATCGCGCCCCGAGCAGCTCATGTCGGCAGCTATAAACGCCATGAGAGTGCTGACCAATCCGGCCGATACCGGCGCTGTAACATTGGCCATGCCTCAAGATGTCGAGGCCGAGGCCTACGATTTTCCCGTTGAGTTTCTGGCAAAGCGCGTGCACCGCATAGAACGCATGCCGGCGACCAAAGAGATGATAAGCGATGCCGTAAAGCTCATAATGAGCAAAAAAAAGCCCATATTGATATGCGGTGGCGGTGTCAAGTATTCCGAAGCGCAGGAGGCTTTTAGAACATTTGCCGAGGCATTCAACATACCGTTTGGAGAAACCCAGGCCGGCAAGGGTGCCATAACATGGGACCACGAGCTCAATCTGGGCGGTATAGGCGCGACAGGCAACATCGCGGCCAATACTATAGCAAAAGAAGCCGACTTGGTAATAGGCGTAGGCACGCGCTATACCGATTTCACCACATCATCCAAATGGCTTTTTCAGAATCCGGATGTTGATTTCCTCAACATAAATATAGCTTCGTTCGATGCCTACAAACTGGATGGGGTAAGGGTGGTGGCCGATGCTAAGGCGGCGCTTGAGGCCATATGCGAAGAGCTCAAAGAAACAGGCTACAAATCGGCCTATACCACCGAGATAAAAGAGGCCAGGGACAAGTGGTTGCGAGAGCTGGATAGGCTTGCAAACATCAAATATGGCGAGGGCTTCCAGCCAGAAATAGCAGGTCAAAGAGATGAAGTGATAGAAGAATTCGGAGAAAAATTCGGCTCATACATGCCTCAGACCAGAGTGCTGGGCATATTGAACGAGATAATAGATGACAATGCAATAGTAGTCGGTTCATCGGGCAGCTTACCGGGTGATATGCAGAGGATGTGGCGGCCTAAAGCCCCCGATACCTACCATATGGAATATGGCTATTCATGCATGGGCTATGAGATAAATGCTGCGTTGGGCGTGAAGATGGCCAGGCCGGATGTCGAGGTATATTCTATGGTGGGGGATGGCTCTTATCTTATGCTTCATTCCGAGCTCATAACATCTATACAGGAGCGCAAAAAGATAAACGTGGTGCTATTCGACAACGCCTCGTTCGGCTGCATAAACAACCTGCAGATGGGCCACGGCATGGGCAGCTTCGGCACCGAATTTCGCATGAGAAACGAGCAGACCGGGAAGCTTGATGGCGAGCTTATGTGCATAGACTTCGCCAAATGTGCCGAAGGCTACGGCTGCAAGACCTATCGTGTTAGAAGCGAAGAAGAGCTTAGAAACGCCATAGAGGATGCCAAGAAGCAAACCGTATCCACGCTGATAGATATAAAAGTATTGCCCAAGACCATGACGCATGATTACGAATCGTGGTGGAGAGTGGGCAATGCTGAGGTAGCACGCAAACAGGATATAGTGAAAGCTACTGAGGAATTGAAAGAAGAGCTCAAAAAAGCAAGAAAGTATTGA
- the iolG gene encoding inositol 2-dehydrogenase, translating into MGERLKIGIIGAGRIGKLHAENIVRNVPKAELVAIADIFADQIKEWADELGIHAVTKNYKDILNNPEIEAVLICSPTNTHADFIIEAAKAGKHIFCEKPIDLSVDKVKAALDAVKAAGVKLQIGFNRRFDHNHKAVREAVVEGRVGKPHIIQITSRDPAPPPIEYVKSSGGLFLDMTIHDFDMARYLAGSEVEEVYAAGAVLVDPAIGEAGDIDTAVITLRFENGAIGVINNSRKATYGYDQRVEVFGSNGSAEDQNDTPSTRILSTADGIIGEKPKYFFLERYNDSFVEEIKEFVDAVINDTDPPVSGEDGLKPVLIALAAKKSLEENRPVKIHEIENSI; encoded by the coding sequence ATGGGGGAAAGGCTTAAAATAGGCATTATAGGTGCGGGGAGGATAGGTAAACTTCACGCCGAAAATATTGTGCGCAATGTGCCGAAGGCAGAGCTTGTGGCTATAGCTGATATTTTTGCGGATCAGATCAAAGAATGGGCGGATGAGCTCGGTATACACGCTGTTACAAAAAACTACAAAGATATTTTGAACAATCCTGAAATCGAAGCCGTCCTTATATGCTCACCCACTAATACACATGCCGATTTCATAATCGAAGCGGCCAAAGCCGGCAAGCACATATTCTGTGAAAAACCGATAGACTTATCGGTAGATAAGGTGAAAGCCGCCTTAGATGCGGTAAAAGCCGCTGGTGTAAAGCTGCAGATAGGTTTTAACAGGAGGTTTGACCACAACCATAAAGCTGTTAGAGAAGCGGTAGTAGAAGGCAGAGTGGGTAAGCCCCATATAATCCAAATAACCTCAAGGGATCCAGCACCGCCGCCAATAGAATATGTCAAATCATCTGGAGGCTTATTCCTGGACATGACCATACATGACTTCGATATGGCAAGGTATCTGGCAGGAAGCGAGGTAGAAGAAGTATATGCAGCGGGAGCAGTGCTGGTGGATCCTGCCATAGGCGAAGCAGGCGATATAGACACGGCAGTCATAACGCTTAGGTTTGAAAATGGAGCCATAGGTGTCATAAACAACAGCAGAAAGGCCACGTACGGCTATGATCAACGCGTTGAGGTTTTTGGCTCCAATGGCAGCGCCGAAGATCAGAATGATACGCCGTCCACAAGAATTCTAAGCACGGCTGATGGGATTATAGGCGAAAAGCCAAAGTATTTCTTCCTCGAGAGGTACAACGATTCGTTTGTTGAGGAAATAAAAGAATTTGTAGATGCTGTTATAAATGATACCGATCCTCCAGTTAGCGGTGAAGATGGCTTAAAACCGGTGCTTATAGCTTTGGCGGCTAAGAAATCGTTGGAAGAAAACAGGCCGGTTAAAATACATGAAATAGAGAATTCCATATAA
- a CDS encoding LacI family DNA-binding transcriptional regulator, with protein sequence MSVTIKDIAKAANVSYATVSRALSDHPDISEETKKKIKKLAKDMGYTPNIIARSLITKATKTIGLIIPDITNPFFPEVAQGVESHAYDNGYTVLLCTTNWQIEREERYLKALKSKMVDGIIIAPAVDDSHIISNFNGGDTPVVFVTYSPDDPDCSFVATDDYKCGYMATEYLLKLGHKNIAYIGGLENSSSDRRRFEGYREALKSYGLPLRYSPMHGQFKQMSGYELTKELLIYNDIPTAILAGNDVLALGVIQAVEEFGLKVPDNVSVMGIDDISFASFDKISLTTVAQPKVKIGQLAAEIIIQKINSPQDKTPIKKILEPRLIIRRTCRSI encoded by the coding sequence ATGAGCGTAACTATAAAGGATATAGCAAAAGCAGCTAATGTATCATATGCGACAGTTTCCCGTGCTCTTTCCGATCATCCGGATATCAGCGAGGAAACTAAAAAAAAGATTAAGAAATTGGCTAAAGATATGGGATATACGCCCAATATTATAGCCAGAAGTCTGATTACAAAGGCCACTAAGACCATAGGGCTTATAATACCCGATATAACAAATCCATTCTTTCCCGAAGTGGCTCAGGGGGTGGAGAGCCACGCATATGATAATGGCTATACCGTTTTATTATGTACGACCAACTGGCAGATTGAGAGGGAGGAGAGGTATCTAAAAGCCCTCAAGAGCAAGATGGTGGATGGTATTATAATTGCGCCGGCAGTAGATGATAGCCATATAATCTCTAATTTTAATGGTGGAGATACGCCCGTAGTGTTTGTCACTTACAGTCCTGATGATCCTGATTGCAGTTTTGTAGCTACTGACGATTATAAATGCGGATATATGGCGACAGAATATTTGCTGAAATTAGGACATAAAAATATAGCATACATAGGTGGATTGGAAAACAGCAGCAGCGATAGACGGCGCTTTGAAGGATATCGGGAAGCACTGAAATCCTATGGTTTGCCGCTGCGGTATTCTCCTATGCACGGCCAGTTCAAACAGATGAGCGGCTATGAACTTACTAAAGAGCTGTTGATCTATAACGATATTCCCACCGCTATACTGGCGGGCAACGATGTGCTGGCGCTAGGCGTGATACAGGCCGTAGAAGAATTCGGACTGAAAGTGCCTGACAACGTATCGGTTATGGGCATAGATGATATAAGTTTTGCCTCTTTTGATAAGATCAGCCTTACCACAGTAGCTCAGCCAAAGGTAAAGATAGGCCAATTAGCAGCGGAAATAATAATACAAAAAATAAATAGTCCGCAGGATAAAACGCCGATAAAAAAGATACTGGAACCTAGGCTTATTATAAGGAGGACTTGCAGAAGTATTTAA
- a CDS encoding amidohydrolase family protein, producing MIIDADVHISPVSEGNNSINVEELIKRMDKADVDKAITWLQPPYMREIKEANKYIYESSVRFPDRILGFGWVDPHFGLEESKNIIKRCIYEYNFYGIKLNGAQNSFFIDDPELALPLIEEIAKTGRILALHVGADDYERTHPFRVGKIAKMFPEVNILMVHMGGASFADLSHAAIEVAQECQNITLIGSAIRTIPIIRAIRTLGTRRVCFGSDTPFELMHVEVARYNALLNGEVSEDGKKDIMGGNIARLFKLKAL from the coding sequence ATGATAATAGATGCAGATGTACATATATCGCCAGTCTCAGAGGGCAACAATAGTATAAATGTGGAAGAACTTATAAAGAGGATGGATAAAGCAGATGTCGATAAAGCGATAACTTGGCTTCAACCACCGTATATGAGAGAGATAAAAGAGGCCAATAAATATATTTATGAATCATCTGTTAGATTTCCTGACAGGATATTAGGCTTTGGCTGGGTAGATCCACACTTTGGGTTGGAAGAATCCAAAAATATTATAAAGAGATGTATATACGAATATAATTTCTATGGCATAAAGCTTAACGGTGCACAAAATAGTTTCTTTATAGATGATCCCGAATTAGCTTTACCGCTCATAGAAGAAATCGCTAAGACAGGAAGAATACTAGCTCTTCATGTGGGGGCAGATGATTATGAACGAACTCATCCATTTCGAGTAGGTAAAATAGCAAAAATGTTTCCGGAAGTTAATATCCTAATGGTTCATATGGGCGGAGCATCGTTTGCTGATTTAAGTCATGCCGCAATAGAAGTGGCGCAGGAATGTCAAAATATAACGCTCATAGGTAGCGCTATAAGAACGATACCTATAATCAGAGCAATAAGAACTTTAGGTACTAGACGAGTGTGCTTTGGAAGTGATACGCCCTTTGAACTTATGCATGTAGAAGTAGCGAGGTATAATGCTTTATTAAATGGAGAAGTATCAGAAGATGGCAAAAAGGATATTATGGGTGGTAATATAGCACGTCTTTTTAAACTTAAGGCTTTGTAA